In Catenulispora sp. GP43, the genomic window CCTCGGCGCCCTGGGCTGGCGGCGGGACAACCGCCGGCCCCCGGGCCAGCGCCGGCATCCCGCGCTCGGCTCCGACGTCGTGGTGGGCGCCAACTCCGTGATCCTCGGCCCGGTCGACATCGGCGACGGCGCGCGCATCGGGGCGAAGGCGTACGTGCTCGACGACGTCCCGGCCGGTGCGCTGGTCTCCGCGGTCCGCAGCCAGATCGGGCAGCGTCCGGGCCATGTTCTGCGGGCCAATGGCCGGGCGACATCCTCCAGGGAGGGCACCGTATGACCGACACCGCCACCACGCCGACCCTGCTGATCATGACGTCGCTCAAAATGCTGATCCGCCATCTCCGCCTGGTCGGCTACGCGCGCGAGCTGGGCGTAGCCCCCGTGATGGTCGCCACCGACGGCGCGGACACCGCGCGTCTGCGAGCCCTGATGAAGGACACCGGGCACCCGCTGTCCGCTCTGGCCGGCCTCCGGCTGGTCGCCGACGCCTCGGTGGAATCGGTCCTGGCCGAGGTGGGCGACCTCGCCGGCCGCCGCACTGTGCGGGGCGTGATCTCCTGCGGGGAGTACTTCGTCGAGCCCGCCGCCGCGACGGCCCACCTGCTCGGCCTGCCCGGCTCCGGCTGGAGCGCCGCGACGATCAGTCGGAACAAGCTCTACCAACGCCTCGCGCTGCCCGAGTTCGCACCGCGGTGGCGGGCGGTCCCGCCGGGCGGGCGTTCCCACATCACCGCCGCGGACCTGGACTGGGGCGGCCCGCTGGTCCTGAAGCCGATGTCCCGGATGAGCAGTTCCGGGGTGTGCGAGATCGCCTCGGCGGCCGACCTGGCCGAACTGCCCGCTCTGCTCGCCGGCTATCCGGCCACTGAGACCCTGCTGATCGAGGAGCGCGTCGCCGGCCCGGAGTTCTCGGTGGAGGCCCTCGTCGCCGACGGCGAGGTGCTGTGGTCGGGGATCACGGCCAAGGAGACGAACGAGGGCGGCGGCCGGTTCGTCGAGACCGCCCACACCCTGCCCGCGCCCGGCCTGTCCGCGGAGAGTGCCGCGGAGCTGGAACGGGCGAACACCGAAGTGCTGCGGCGACTGGGATTCCACAGCGGCGTCGCGCACGCCGAATACCGGCTCTCGCCCCGGGGCGTGGTCCTGATGGAGGTGGCTCTGCGGATCCCCGGCGGGGGGATCAGCATCCTGTGGGGCCTGGCCACGGGCAGTTCCCTGGAAGAGCGCATCGTCGACATCGCGCTCGGCCGCCCGGTCGAGTACCCGCGGCCGGTCCGGCGCGCCCGGCACGTCTTCGTCGAGCACCCGCCCGGCCGCCTGGTCGACGTCATCAGCAAGGACGCCCCGGTCAGCTGGACGGTACGGGACGCGCGCTGGCCGCTGCTGGAGCCCTCGCCCCCGGCCGCGCCCGCGCGCTGCCGAGCCGTCCTGGTCGGCAAGGTGCCCGGAGACGGCCTGGCCGCCTTCGTCGACGGCGACGCGCGGGCGGTGTCCGTGCTGGCCGACGCGCCGCTGGACGCGGACATCGCGGACATCGCGGGGGAGGCCGACCGTGTCCGAGCTGGGATCGAGGTCGTGGTCGACTGAGCCGGCGGCGAACGTGGCGGTCATCTACCACTCGCGCAAGGGCACGCAGCACGCCCTGGCCCTGGCCGCCGCGGCCGGGGCCAGGCAAGCCGGCGCGGCCGTGCGCCTGCTGCGGATACCGGCCATCGACGCGGACTCGCAGGACCTGTTCGACGACTCCGGCCGCCGGCCGCCCGCGCCCACCCACGACGACCTGCTCTGGGCCGACGGCATCGTCTGGGGCACCCCGACGCACTACGGGAACGTCTCAGCCTCCTTCAAGCGCTTCATCGACTCCACCAGCGACCTGTGGTCCCGGGGGCTGCTCGCCGACTGCGCGGTCACCGGCATGACCAGCTCGACCAGCCCCAACGGCGGCCAGGAAGCCACGCTGCTGGGCCTGTACCGGAGCATGTACCACTGGGGCGCGCTGGTGATGTCGGCCGATCCCGCCGCCCCCGGCTGGCAGGCCACCGGAGCCAACCCCTTCGGCCTGTCCGTGTGCGCCAGCTACGGCAAGATCCTCGACGTCGAGGAGAACGCGGCGCAGGAGACCGGCCGCCGCGTCGCCCGGCTCGCGAATCGCACCCACGCGCTGCGGGACCGGATTCGGGGACATACCATCAGAAGTCTGCGACACAGCCGCGGTACCCGGGTCGGGGTCCTGTTCCAGGACGGGGACGCGGAGCTGGCGCAGCTCGCCGAGGCGCTCGCCGCCGGGGTGCGGGACGCGGGCGGTGAGGCGCGGGTGCGGCGGATTCCTTGCCTGGCCGGGGACGCGCCGGTTCGAGCTACCACGGCTGCCACGGCTGGCACGGCCGCCACGGCTGGCACGGCTGGCACGGCTGCCACGGTCCCGGCCGAGGCCGAGGCCCTGCCGTTGGCCGATCCCGACGACGTGGCCTGGGCGGACGCCCTGGCCTGGGGTGCGCACCCGGCCGCGGGATCGGCGCCGCCGGAGCTCATGCGCTTCCTGCAGGCGACCGAGGCCGCCCTTCCTGTGGAGCAGTACTCGAACAAGGCCGTGACGGCGTTCGGCACGGCCCTCGACGCGCACTCCGGCGGCGAATCGATGCTGCTGTCCGTCTACACGGCCATGCACACCTGGTCGGCGCTGATCGTCGCCCCCGGCTACACCGATCCGGTGGTGACCGTCGCGGGCGGCAACCCCTACGGCACGCTCCACGTCGCGCGCAACGGACTCCGGAAGGACGACGTCCTGGCCGCGGCCCGGCACCAGGGCTTCCGGCTGGCGACGGTGACCCAGCGGATCGGCCCGGCCGGTCCACCCGACTGAACGGGGAACGAATGCGACTGTATCGGCCGAACACCTGGGACGAGGCGCTGGCCGTGCGCTCCGAGCACGCCGACGCCGTCCCGATCGCCGGCGGCACCGACGTGATGGTCGCCCTGAGCCGGGACCACTTCCGCCCGCCCGCGCTGCTCGACCTCAGCCTGGTCGCCGGGATCGCGGACTGGCAGGAGGACGGCGACCGGACACGCCTGGGCTGCGGGACCACCTACACCGGCTTCAGCGAGCGGCACGCGCTCCGCATGCCCGGCCTGGCCATGGCCGCGCGCGACGTCGGCTCCCGTCAGGTGCGCAACCGCGGCACGATCGGCGGCGCGCTGGGCACCGCCTCGCCGACCGGGGACCTGCACCCGATGATGCTGGCCGCCGACGCGGAGGTCGAACTGCGATCTGTGCGTGGCGCCCGCTGGGTTCCGGCGTGGCAGTTCTACCTGGCCTCCGGATCAGGGCGCACGGCTCTGGCGCGGGACGAACTGATAGCCGGCGTGCGCGTCCCCAAGCCGTCCGGACCGCAGCACTTCGTCAAGATCGGACAGCGCCGGGGCGTGGTGAAGGCGGTGTGCTCCGTCGCCGTCGAACTGGACGTCCGGCGCCGCCGGGCCCGGATCGGGATCGGGGCCGTGGGGGACATGCCCTGCCGGGCGTTCGTCGCGGAGGACTTCCTGGCCGCCGAACTGGATGCGGACGCCTGGGACGCCGACGAGCCGTTGCCCGACGACCTCCTGCGGCGGTTCGGCGACCTGGTGGCCGGCGGCCTGCAGGCCCGGACCGACTTCAGGGCCGGCGCCGCGTATCGCGCGCACGCGGTCGCCGTGCTCGTACGACGGAGCCTTCGCAAAGTGTGGAACGACCGGCGAGGCGAGGAGGTCTCATGCGGATCAGCGTGACCGTCGACGGCAAGACGCACAGCGCCGAGGACGTCTGGGCCGGCGAGAGCCTGCTGCGCCTGCTGCGGGACCGCTGGGGCCTGACAGGCGTCAAGAACGCCTGCGAACAAGGCGAATGTGGATCCTGCACGGTCCGCCTCGACGGTGTTCTGGTGAACGCCTGCCTGGTCCCGGCCATGCAGGCCGACGACCGGGAGGTGGGCACGGTGGCCGGGCTCGGCGCGGCCGGCGACGGACCGGGCCTGCACCCGGTGCAGCGCGCGTTCCTCGAGGCCGGCGCCGTGCAATGCGGCTTCTGCTCGCCGGGCATGGTGATGGCCGCCGAGGACCTGTTGCGCCGGATCCCGGACCCGACCGAGGCCGAGGTCCGGGCCGAGCTGGCCGGCAACCTGTGCCGCTGCACCGGCTATCAGGCGATCGTGGACGCGGTCCGGTCGGCGGCCGGGGGCGACCGAGACCGCGCCAAGGGAGACCGCGCCAAGGGAGATTGCGCCAAGGGAGACCGCGCCGGGGAGGGACGGCTTTCGTGAACGACGTCATCGGCGGCAGCCCGCGGCGCGCGGACGGCGCCGCGAAGATCTCAGGGGTCTTCGAGTACTCCTCCGACCTGGTCTGCGACGGTATGGTGTGGGCCGCGACCCTGCGCAGCCCGCACGCCCACGCGCGGATCCTGGCCATCGACACCGAACCGGCCCGCAAGCTCGCCGGCGTGCGGGACGTGATCACCCACGAAGACATCCCCGGCCGCAAGCTCTACGGCCAGATGATGGTCGACCAGCCGGTCCTGGCCGGTGACGTCGTGCGCTACCACGGCGAGCCGGTCGCGGTCGTCGCGGCCGAGGACCCGGAGACCGCGCGCCTGGCGGCCGAGCTGATCCGGGTCGACTACGAGGTGCTCACGCCGGTCACCGACCCCGTCGCGGCCACGGCACCGGATTCCCCCGCGGTGCACCCGGGCGGGAACGTGTTGGCCCGTAAGGTGATCCGCCGCGGCTCGGCGCAGAACGGCGAGTTCCCGCAGGCCGCCGTCGTCGTGCGCGGCGAGTACACGGTGGGCATGCAGGACCACGTGTTCCTGGGCACCGAGTCGGGGCTGGCCGTGCCCGACGGCGACGGCGGCGTCCGGCTGCACGTGGCGACCCAGTGGCCGCACGTGGACCAGGAACAAGTCGCCGCCTCGCTCGGCCTGGACTCCGACCAGGTGGTGGTGAGCATGGCCGGGGTCGGCGGGGCGTTCGGCGGCCGCGAAGACCTGTCGGTGCACATCCCGGCCTGTCTCATCGCCCTGCGTCTGGGGCGCCCGGTGAAGATGGTCTACTCCCGCACCGAGTCGTTCTTCGGCCACGTGCACCGCCATCCGGCGGTCCTGCGCTACGAGCACGGCGCCGACCCGGACGGCCGGCTGGTCTACGTCAAGGCCGAGATCTTCCTGGACGGCGGGGCCTACGCCTCCAGCTCCCCGGCCATCGCCGGGAACGCGGCCACGCACGCCGTCGGCCCCTATGCCGTGCCCCATGTGCACGCCGAGGCCGTGGCGGTCTACACGAACAACCCGCCGTGCGGCGCGATGCGGGGGTTCGGCACCGTCCAGCCGTGCTTCGGCTTCGAGAGCCAGATGGACCGGCTCGCCGAGGCGGTGGGCATCGATCCGGTGGAGATCAGGCTTCGCAACGCCCTGAGCGAGGGCGGCAGCCTGCCGACCGGCCAGGTGCTGGACAGCGCGGCCCCGGTGGCCGAACTGCTGACCCGGCTGCGCGCGCTGCCGGTCCCGGAGCGGACCTCGGACGATCCGGCGATCGTCCGGGGCGTGGGCTACGCGAGCTGCCTGAAGAACGCGATGTTCTCCGAGGGCTTCGACGACCACTCCACGGCGAACGTCCGGCTCCGCGTGGTCGGCGGGGCGCCGGTCGCGACGGTGACGAGCGCGGCGGCGGAGGTGGGGCAGGGCGTCCTCGGGGTGAAGCGGCAGATCGTCCGGACCGAACTCGGGGTCGCCGAGGTCGAGGTGGTCGGCGCCGACACCCGGTTCCCGTCCGCGGGGCCCGCCTCGGCGTCACGGCAGACCTACATGGTCGGCGGCGCGGTCCGCGCGGCCTGCCTGGAGGTCCGCGAGGAGGTCTTCGCCCTGGCCCGGGCGCGGCTCGGCGGGTCGCTCGCCGAGCATCGGGACCTGGCCGAGCACTGGGATCTGGCCGAGGACTCGGTCGTCGACGCGGCCGGCGAGCCGCTGATCGGCCTGGCGGAACTGCTGGGGGAGACCGTCATCGACCGGACCAGCCGGTTCCACCACCGGACCACCGAGCCGCTGGATCCGGTCAACGGGCAGGGCGACTCCGCGGTGACGTTCGGCTTCGCCGCGCACCGCGCCGTCGTCGACGTGGACCTGGAATTGGGGCTGGTCCAGGTCGTCGAGCTGGCCATCGCTCAGGACGTCGGGCGAGCGGTCAACCCGCTGGCGCTGCGGGGACAGCTGGCCGGCGGGACCGTGCAGGGAGTCGGGCTGGCGTTGATGGAAGAGCTCCAGGTCGCCGACGGGCAGGTGCTCAACCCGTCCCTGTCCGGATACCTGATCCCCACGATGGCCGATGTGCCGTCGGTGAACGTGGACCTTTTGGAACTCGCTGATCCACACGCGCCCTACGGGATCCGGGGCATCGGGGAGCTGCCGGCGATCTCGTCCACGGCCGCGGTGGCCGCGGCCGTGCGCGCGGCGACCGGACGCGCGGTGAGCAGGGTGCCGATCCGGCCGGAGGACCTGGTGGATTTCAGCTGAAGGCGTCCCAGAGCCCGGTGTCGAGCGCCCGGCCGATGATCGGCGAGGAGGCCCTCAGCTTCGCCACGAAACCCGCGTTGTGGGCCCGGATCTCCTCGTCCATGCCGGTCAGGACGCTGCGTTCGCTGAGGTCCAGCAGCCACAGCGGACGCAGCACCGCGCCCCGCGCGGCCTTGACCTCCTGGGAGGAGATGCCGGCGTGCAGCCACCGCACTCCGGGGAGCTGACTGGGCAGGTAGTACGCGAGGTTGAAGTACTCGCCGGCTCCGTCGAGCCGGTCGTAGTCGAAGCCGACCGCACGCAGGTAGACGGTGTCGTCCCGGCGGTAGAACAGACAGAAGGCGACGGGCGGTTGTCCCTCCTTCGAGCACAGCAGGACCCTGCCGTGCTCTCCGGCGACCTCGCCCTGCGCCCGGAAGGACCGGATGAGCGCCTCGACGTCGGGGGAGCGGCCATAGCGCAGCTCGGTGCGGGCCAGCAGGCGTGCCACGTGCTCGTGGGCGTCGCCCAGGCTCATTTCCTCGACCTGGTAGCCGGCCTCCTCGAACATCCGCATCTCCCGGCGGATGCTGGTGCGGCGTCCGGACGAGAGCGTGCGCAGCCACGCCTCCCGGCCGCCCTCCGGAATCGCGATCCAAGCGTCCGAGTTCAGCGCGACCGGGACGGTGTCCACGCCGCAGGCGCGCAGCAGCAGCACGTCCTCGGTGGTCAGGTACATCGCGACCTGAGCCGGCGGGACGTCGGCGCGCGGAGCCGGCAGGGAGCGCACGGCCTTCAGCAGATGCTCCGCGGCCACGGTGCGGTCCGCGCCGGGGGTCGTCATCACGTGGCTGAGATAGCCGCGGCGCGCGCCGACGAGGATTCCCTGGGACGCGGGGCTCGGCAGTCCCCGGGCGGTCAGGAGGTCCTGCCAGCGTGAGTTCGGATTCGGTTCGCGCTCGACCGCGGCGATCGGCAGCGCGGCCCGGCCGCCGCCGGGCAGCTCGACGTGCAGGCCGCCGGAGGTGCTTCCGGCGGGGAGTCCGCACAGGCGCAGCCACAGTGCGGTGGAGTAGAAGCGTTCGCCGGCGATCTCGTCCCAGGCCGCGTCCGGCAGCCCGCCGAGAGGATCGGCGAAGTAGTCGGTCTGGCCACTGGTCATCGCGATGTCTCCTTCTCCGAGGCGGCTTCGTCCGACGGATCCGGTGCTTCCTCCGGCGGCTTGGGCCGCAGGGCCTCGGCGGGCAGGCTGCGTTCCAGCAGCAGCAGGGCGGGGATCGCGCAGGCTGTCAGGATCGCCAGCACGAGCCAGGGCAGACCGGGACCGACCACGAACAGCTGGGTGAACAGGATCGGGGCGATGATCTTCGCGACCTGATAGCCGTACTGGTAGACGGCCATGTAGCGGCCCCGCAGCTCGGTGATGCTGGCCGCCGCGGCCAGCGCGGTCGAGGTCGGCGACTGCATCATCTCGGCGACCGTGAACACCAGCATGCCGGCGATCAGGAACGGGATCAGCGCGGCGTGCGGGACGCGGGGGCCGGCGGCCATCGCCAGGGACCACAGGACCCACAGGACGCCGGCCGCGGCCAGCACCCGGGTGCGCCGGTGGACCGCGACGGTCCTGGTGACCAGGGCCTGGGTCAGGACCAGCACGGCGGTGTTGACGGTGAACAGGGTCCCGGCCAGCCAGCCGGGCCCGGCCAGGCCCTTGACCACGTACACCGGCAGGGCGACGACGACGGTCGTCAGGCACAGGGAGTAGGCGAGGTTGGTGGCGGTGAAGGCCAGGAACGGCCGGTCGCGCAGGACGGTGCGGTAGCCGCCCGCGGCCTGGCCGGCGCTTCCTGTATTGCCCGTCTTGCCTGTCTTGCTGGTTTTCTCTGTCTTGCCGGTCTTCCCCGTGTTCCCGGCCCGACCGGGCCCGTCGGCGGTCCGGTCGCCGGTCCGGTCGTCGGTGACCATCGTGGCCAGCAGGATCGCCGCCACCCCGAAGCTCACGGCGTTGGCGATGATCGCGGCCTCGTACAGCCCGTGGCGTCCCGAGCCGACCACGAGGCCGGCCAGCAGCGCGCCCGACCCGGTCCCCAGGCTCCGGGTCACCGAGATGCGGGCGTACCAGGCGTCGAGCTGGCGGCCGGCGGAGGTCTCGGCGACGAAGGTGAACACGGTGGTCCAGTAGGACCGCTCCCCGATCCCGACCAGCAGGGCCGCGACGAGCAGGGCCGCGATGCCGTGCACGAACAGGTAGCCGCAGAACCCCACGCCCTGCAGCACCTGCGCGGCCACCACGATGCGGCGCGCGCCGAACCGGTCGGCGCAGGCCCCGGCGAGCAGCGGCACCGGGAGCGTCAAGGCGGTCGCGGCACTCAGGGCCAGGCCCACGTCCCGCAGGGGCAGCCCGACCACCAGGGTGAAGTAGAGCAGCGACAACGGCAGATACAGACCGCTGCCCAGCGCGTCGATGCCGAGCGCGACGAGCATCGCCGTCCTGGTCGGACGCCGCTGCCGGGGGACCGCGGCGTGTGGACCTTCCCCGCTCATGGGCTCCTCATCGGTCGGACCGGCGGTGCCGCCGGACTACTATCAGAGCTTTTAGATAGTAGAACCCCTATATAGTCACCGTCAAATATATGCAGGTGATCGGCGTGTCCTGGCGCGATACGATGGGCTATGCCCTCCGCCGATGACCCGCTGAGCATGCTGCGAGCGATCGCCCACCCGACCCGTCTGGGCATGCTGCGCCAGCTCGCGGCCACGCCCGAGACCTGCGCCTGCGACTTCACGGAACTGTTCGCGGTCCGCCAGCCCACGATCTCCCAGCATCTGAAGGTGCTGCGGGAGGCGGGCCTGGTGCGGACCCGGCGTGAGGGTACGAAGATCTGCTATTCGGTCCGGCCGGAAGCCGTCGCGCGGTTGGCGGAGCTCGTCCAGTCGCTCCAGCCGCCGGCGCAGGACCCGCTCGCCGCGCCGCCCTCGCCGGGCCCGGGAACGCGGAGCCGTTCCCGGGCGACGGCCTCACACGGCGCCTAGGTGGCGCGGTACGGCAAGCGTCGGGGCGCGATCACGGATGGTACTTCTCCGCGACCGTCGCCACGTCGCCGGTCTTGCGGTCCATGGTGACCCGGACCTTCACGCTGTTGTCCTTGGCGGCGGTCTCCAACTGCGCCTCGGTGCACTTCGTGGTGCCGTAGTCGTCCCCGCCGATCGTGACGTTGCCGTCGGGGCCGCCGCAGATCGCGGCCGCGCCCAGGATCCGCGTGGCGTCCGAGACGTAGAAACCCTGGTCCGTACTGCCATCGTCGGGATGGACGATGAACTTGCCGGGTGCGAGGTATTGCAGGGTGCCGACGATCGTGACCTCGTTGCCCGCGTTGGCGACGCCGCCGCCGGCCGTCGAGCTGCTCCGGCCGGTGGGCTGGGTGCTCGACTGGGCCGTGGTGGGGTTCGCCGCCGTCGTGCTGGACGTGCCGCTCGCGGGTGTCGTCGTGGCCGAGGATGTCGCCGGGGCCTGGACGGTCGAGGTGACGGTGACCGGTGCCGGCGCCGCTGCCGGTTTCGAACTGCCGGTTCCGCATGCGGCAAGGCTTCCCGCCACTGCGGTGACTGCGACGATCCCAACAAAACGCGCCCGTGCCATGACATGCCTTCCGTGGTCGATATTGCTCACATCGACATGACGGGTCACGCGGGGAGTGGTTGTCATGGGTCTGAT contains:
- a CDS encoding ArsR/SmtB family transcription factor, with the protein product MPSADDPLSMLRAIAHPTRLGMLRQLAATPETCACDFTELFAVRQPTISQHLKVLREAGLVRTRREGTKICYSVRPEAVARLAELVQSLQPPAQDPLAAPPSPGPGTRSRSRATASHGA
- a CDS encoding GNAT family N-acetyltransferase, with product MTSGQTDYFADPLGGLPDAAWDEIAGERFYSTALWLRLCGLPAGSTSGGLHVELPGGGRAALPIAAVEREPNPNSRWQDLLTARGLPSPASQGILVGARRGYLSHVMTTPGADRTVAAEHLLKAVRSLPAPRADVPPAQVAMYLTTEDVLLLRACGVDTVPVALNSDAWIAIPEGGREAWLRTLSSGRRTSIRREMRMFEEAGYQVEEMSLGDAHEHVARLLARTELRYGRSPDVEALIRSFRAQGEVAGEHGRVLLCSKEGQPPVAFCLFYRRDDTVYLRAVGFDYDRLDGAGEYFNLAYYLPSQLPGVRWLHAGISSQEVKAARGAVLRPLWLLDLSERSVLTGMDEEIRAHNAGFVAKLRASSPIIGRALDTGLWDAFS
- a CDS encoding acetyl-CoA carboxylase biotin carboxylase subunit family protein — protein: MTDTATTPTLLIMTSLKMLIRHLRLVGYARELGVAPVMVATDGADTARLRALMKDTGHPLSALAGLRLVADASVESVLAEVGDLAGRRTVRGVISCGEYFVEPAAATAHLLGLPGSGWSAATISRNKLYQRLALPEFAPRWRAVPPGGRSHITAADLDWGGPLVLKPMSRMSSSGVCEIASAADLAELPALLAGYPATETLLIEERVAGPEFSVEALVADGEVLWSGITAKETNEGGGRFVETAHTLPAPGLSAESAAELERANTEVLRRLGFHSGVAHAEYRLSPRGVVLMEVALRIPGGGISILWGLATGSSLEERIVDIALGRPVEYPRPVRRARHVFVEHPPGRLVDVISKDAPVSWTVRDARWPLLEPSPPAAPARCRAVLVGKVPGDGLAAFVDGDARAVSVLADAPLDADIADIAGEADRVRAGIEVVVD
- a CDS encoding MFS transporter; the encoded protein is MSGEGPHAAVPRQRRPTRTAMLVALGIDALGSGLYLPLSLLYFTLVVGLPLRDVGLALSAATALTLPVPLLAGACADRFGARRIVVAAQVLQGVGFCGYLFVHGIAALLVAALLVGIGERSYWTTVFTFVAETSAGRQLDAWYARISVTRSLGTGSGALLAGLVVGSGRHGLYEAAIIANAVSFGVAAILLATMVTDDRTGDRTADGPGRAGNTGKTGKTEKTSKTGKTGNTGSAGQAAGGYRTVLRDRPFLAFTATNLAYSLCLTTVVVALPVYVVKGLAGPGWLAGTLFTVNTAVLVLTQALVTRTVAVHRRTRVLAAAGVLWVLWSLAMAAGPRVPHAALIPFLIAGMLVFTVAEMMQSPTSTALAAAASITELRGRYMAVYQYGYQVAKIIAPILFTQLFVVGPGLPWLVLAILTACAIPALLLLERSLPAEALRPKPPEEAPDPSDEAASEKETSR
- a CDS encoding NAD(P)H-dependent oxidoreductase, which encodes MSELGSRSWSTEPAANVAVIYHSRKGTQHALALAAAAGARQAGAAVRLLRIPAIDADSQDLFDDSGRRPPAPTHDDLLWADGIVWGTPTHYGNVSASFKRFIDSTSDLWSRGLLADCAVTGMTSSTSPNGGQEATLLGLYRSMYHWGALVMSADPAAPGWQATGANPFGLSVCASYGKILDVEENAAQETGRRVARLANRTHALRDRIRGHTIRSLRHSRGTRVGVLFQDGDAELAQLAEALAAGVRDAGGEARVRRIPCLAGDAPVRATTAATAGTAATAGTAGTAATVPAEAEALPLADPDDVAWADALAWGAHPAAGSAPPELMRFLQATEAALPVEQYSNKAVTAFGTALDAHSGGESMLLSVYTAMHTWSALIVAPGYTDPVVTVAGGNPYGTLHVARNGLRKDDVLAAARHQGFRLATVTQRIGPAGPPD
- a CDS encoding xanthine dehydrogenase family protein subunit M, producing MRLYRPNTWDEALAVRSEHADAVPIAGGTDVMVALSRDHFRPPALLDLSLVAGIADWQEDGDRTRLGCGTTYTGFSERHALRMPGLAMAARDVGSRQVRNRGTIGGALGTASPTGDLHPMMLAADAEVELRSVRGARWVPAWQFYLASGSGRTALARDELIAGVRVPKPSGPQHFVKIGQRRGVVKAVCSVAVELDVRRRRARIGIGAVGDMPCRAFVAEDFLAAELDADAWDADEPLPDDLLRRFGDLVAGGLQARTDFRAGAAYRAHAVAVLVRRSLRKVWNDRRGEEVSCGSA
- a CDS encoding (2Fe-2S)-binding protein encodes the protein MRISVTVDGKTHSAEDVWAGESLLRLLRDRWGLTGVKNACEQGECGSCTVRLDGVLVNACLVPAMQADDREVGTVAGLGAAGDGPGLHPVQRAFLEAGAVQCGFCSPGMVMAAEDLLRRIPDPTEAEVRAELAGNLCRCTGYQAIVDAVRSAAGGDRDRAKGDRAKGDCAKGDRAGEGRLS
- a CDS encoding xanthine dehydrogenase family protein molybdopterin-binding subunit encodes the protein MNDVIGGSPRRADGAAKISGVFEYSSDLVCDGMVWAATLRSPHAHARILAIDTEPARKLAGVRDVITHEDIPGRKLYGQMMVDQPVLAGDVVRYHGEPVAVVAAEDPETARLAAELIRVDYEVLTPVTDPVAATAPDSPAVHPGGNVLARKVIRRGSAQNGEFPQAAVVVRGEYTVGMQDHVFLGTESGLAVPDGDGGVRLHVATQWPHVDQEQVAASLGLDSDQVVVSMAGVGGAFGGREDLSVHIPACLIALRLGRPVKMVYSRTESFFGHVHRHPAVLRYEHGADPDGRLVYVKAEIFLDGGAYASSSPAIAGNAATHAVGPYAVPHVHAEAVAVYTNNPPCGAMRGFGTVQPCFGFESQMDRLAEAVGIDPVEIRLRNALSEGGSLPTGQVLDSAAPVAELLTRLRALPVPERTSDDPAIVRGVGYASCLKNAMFSEGFDDHSTANVRLRVVGGAPVATVTSAAAEVGQGVLGVKRQIVRTELGVAEVEVVGADTRFPSAGPASASRQTYMVGGAVRAACLEVREEVFALARARLGGSLAEHRDLAEHWDLAEDSVVDAAGEPLIGLAELLGETVIDRTSRFHHRTTEPLDPVNGQGDSAVTFGFAAHRAVVDVDLELGLVQVVELAIAQDVGRAVNPLALRGQLAGGTVQGVGLALMEELQVADGQVLNPSLSGYLIPTMADVPSVNVDLLELADPHAPYGIRGIGELPAISSTAAVAAAVRAATGRAVSRVPIRPEDLVDFS